In Methanosphaera sp. ISO3-F5, a genomic segment contains:
- the mtnA gene encoding S-methyl-5-thioribose-1-phosphate isomerase has translation METLYWKNNTLHLLDQTKLPHKIEYVECNTYQDTITAIKTMIVRGAPAIGVTAAYAMALAEIKEENLEKAATEIKQARPTAVNLFWAVDKVLTETKNGKTAVETAKQMEKDDITINKKIGQYGNTIIDKNDTILTHCNAGALACAGYGTALGVIRAAHEDNKNINVICDETRPVLQGARLSVFEMQQENIPVRLIVDGAAGHMMQKGEINKVIIGADRVAKGGVANKIGSLMVALAAKRYNIPFYVAAPISTFDFEHNIFDTTIEQRNPEEVLKINNEYITKKETKVENPAFDIVESDLITGIITEEGIKKAL, from the coding sequence ATAGAAACATTATACTGGAAAAACAACACACTACACCTATTAGACCAAACAAAACTACCACATAAAATAGAATACGTAGAATGCAACACATATCAAGATACAATAACCGCAATAAAAACAATGATAGTACGAGGAGCACCAGCAATCGGAGTAACAGCAGCATACGCAATGGCACTAGCAGAAATAAAAGAAGAAAACCTCGAAAAAGCAGCAACAGAAATAAAACAAGCAAGACCAACAGCAGTAAACCTATTCTGGGCAGTAGATAAAGTACTAACCGAAACAAAAAACGGAAAAACAGCAGTAGAAACAGCAAAACAAATGGAAAAAGACGACATAACAATAAACAAAAAAATAGGACAATACGGAAACACAATAATAGACAAAAACGACACAATACTAACACACTGCAATGCAGGAGCACTAGCATGTGCAGGATATGGAACAGCACTAGGAGTAATCAGAGCAGCACACGAAGACAACAAAAACATCAACGTAATATGTGACGAAACAAGACCAGTACTACAAGGAGCAAGACTAAGCGTATTTGAAATGCAACAAGAAAACATACCAGTACGACTAATAGTAGATGGAGCAGCAGGACACATGATGCAAAAAGGAGAAATAAACAAAGTAATCATAGGAGCAGATAGAGTAGCAAAAGGAGGAGTAGCAAACAAAATAGGATCACTAATGGTAGCACTAGCAGCAAAAAGATATAACATACCATTCTATGTAGCAGCACCAATAAGCACATTCGACTTTGAACACAACATATTCGATACAACAATAGAACAAAGAAACCCAGAAGAAGTACTAAAAATAAACAACGAATACATAACAAAAAAAGAAACAAAAGTAGAAAATCCAGCATTTGATATAGTAGAATCGGACTTAATAACTGGAATCATAACAGAAGAAGGTATAAAAAAAGCATTATAA
- a CDS encoding class I SAM-dependent methyltransferase family protein — protein sequence MMLINKNSLSVEMKGIKIIKKNANKLRTRLIKEKQLCTSYKVHSDDEYVYMPLITEYDEKFINSLLDEFNVNVDDYEFKHAQYRPTNFLDFLDDKISEEEMEEIRKSFDVIGDIVILEIPPELEDKKKVIGEAALKFTKRRSVYYKKSKIQGVTRTRKLEFLAGVDDLETIHKEFGIRFKLNPSTVYFSPRLATERSRIVDEVKEGEVIIDFFAGIGSFPISIAHVKDAKIYGVDINSEAIKYMHDNIKLNKLVGEVIPIEGDINNVIDELPLADRIIMNLPGTAKDFLEIAINHLKCGGILNYYEFSSDYNSVIERVENLAGNRKTTVLDIRKVKSQSPGVWHFGLSIKIE from the coding sequence ATGATGTTAATTAACAAAAATAGTTTAAGTGTTGAAATGAAAGGAATAAAGATTATTAAAAAAAATGCAAACAAGTTAAGAACTCGTTTAATTAAAGAGAAACAGTTATGTACTAGTTATAAAGTTCATAGTGATGATGAATATGTTTATATGCCATTAATCACGGAATATGATGAAAAATTTATTAACTCTTTATTAGATGAATTTAATGTAAATGTAGATGATTATGAGTTTAAACATGCACAGTATAGACCTACTAATTTTCTTGATTTTTTAGATGATAAAATTTCTGAAGAGGAAATGGAAGAGATTAGAAAATCTTTTGATGTTATTGGTGATATCGTTATTCTAGAGATTCCTCCTGAGCTTGAGGATAAGAAAAAAGTTATTGGAGAAGCTGCTCTTAAGTTTACTAAACGACGTAGTGTTTATTATAAAAAAAGTAAGATTCAGGGTGTTACTCGTACTCGTAAGTTAGAATTTCTTGCAGGTGTTGATGATTTGGAAACTATTCATAAGGAGTTTGGTATCCGGTTTAAACTTAATCCGTCTACGGTTTATTTTAGTCCTCGTCTTGCCACTGAGAGATCTCGTATAGTTGATGAGGTTAAAGAGGGCGAGGTTATTATTGACTTTTTTGCGGGTATTGGTTCTTTTCCTATTAGTATTGCACATGTAAAAGATGCTAAGATTTATGGTGTTGACATTAATTCTGAAGCGATAAAATATATGCATGATAATATTAAATTGAATAAACTTGTGGGTGAAGTTATTCCTATTGAGGGGGATATTAATAATGTTATTGATGAGCTTCCATTGGCTGATAGGATTATTATGAACCTTCCTGGTACTGCTAAGGATTTCCTTGAGATTGCTATTAATCATCTTAAGTGTGGAGGTATTCTTAATTATTATGAGTTTTCTTCTGATTATAATAGTGTTATAGAAAGAGTTGAAAATCTTGCAGGTAATCGTAAAACTACTGTTCTTGATATCCGGAAGGTTAAATCTCAGAGTCCTGGTGTCTGGCATTTTGGTCTTAGTATAAAAATAGAATGA
- the dph5 gene encoding diphthine synthase yields the protein MLYFIGLGLYSEDDISFKGFNALKSVDCIYAEFYTAKLMGGNIDNLISKVDVPFVTLKREDVEDRNVVIEEALTKDIAFVVAGDPLMATTHTELYVEAVKKGVETRIIHGSSIFSAAPGLTGLQAYKFGKTTTVPFPDENFFPHSPYDVIKSNKELGLHTLVLLDIQAHKDRFMTVNQALRYLSKVESERGEKVFTDDTIVVGLARAGSDKPLVKGGTVSEVIDFDFGGPLHCLIVPGDLHFVEAEALITLSNISEVLLKDYL from the coding sequence TTGTTATATTTTATAGGTTTAGGATTATATAGTGAAGATGATATTTCTTTTAAAGGATTCAATGCTTTGAAGAGTGTTGACTGTATTTATGCTGAGTTTTATACTGCTAAATTGATGGGGGGTAATATTGATAATTTAATTAGTAAGGTTGATGTACCCTTCGTAACATTAAAACGTGAAGATGTGGAAGATCGTAATGTGGTTATTGAGGAAGCTTTAACTAAGGACATTGCTTTTGTTGTTGCTGGTGATCCTCTGATGGCTACTACTCATACTGAATTGTATGTTGAAGCTGTTAAGAAAGGTGTTGAAACTAGAATTATTCATGGTAGCAGTATTTTTTCTGCAGCTCCTGGTTTAACTGGTCTTCAGGCTTATAAGTTTGGTAAAACTACTACTGTTCCGTTTCCGGATGAAAATTTTTTCCCTCATTCTCCATATGATGTGATTAAATCTAATAAGGAACTGGGATTACATACTCTTGTGTTATTGGATATTCAGGCTCATAAGGATCGTTTCATGACTGTTAATCAGGCTTTACGTTATTTGTCTAAAGTTGAAAGTGAACGTGGGGAAAAAGTTTTTACTGATGATACTATTGTTGTTGGTCTTGCCAGGGCTGGTAGTGATAAGCCTCTAGTTAAGGGTGGTACTGTTTCTGAGGTTATTGATTTTGATTTTGGTGGACCTCTTCATTGTTTGATTGTTCCGGGTGATTTGCATTTTGTTGAAGCTGAGGCTTTGATTACTTTATCAAATATTTCTGAGGTATTACTCAAAGATTACTTATAA
- a CDS encoding archaeosine tRNA-ribosyltransferase: protein MIKINSHDGPARLGKIEDQTTPILYDYKEVKKIENIATPYKIQKEIAEEYVEQTIDLAKKETNKDKIGVIQGAQYTDLRVNCAQKLEKEGYTTLMFANTDELQRNPQDLLEIIIETRENIKPTTSLYFPFATTQIIPILTYLGIDIFDNSRAIYEAKNNHLMTNNNIYTEEYNITENILEENMKQLEFTIKEVRENMKNKTLRNLTEQRATTNPELMTLHRLMDKNYQKYLLKYTQLY, encoded by the coding sequence ATGATAAAAATAAATTCACATGATGGTCCTGCAAGACTAGGAAAAATAGAAGATCAAACAACACCAATACTATATGATTACAAAGAAGTAAAAAAAATAGAAAATATTGCAACACCCTACAAGATACAGAAAGAAATAGCAGAAGAATATGTGGAACAAACAATAGACTTAGCAAAAAAAGAAACAAACAAAGACAAAATAGGCGTAATCCAAGGAGCACAATATACTGATCTAAGAGTAAACTGTGCACAAAAACTAGAAAAAGAAGGATATACAACATTAATGTTTGCAAATACAGATGAACTTCAAAGAAATCCCCAAGATTTACTGGAAATAATAATTGAAACAAGAGAAAATATAAAACCAACAACATCATTATACTTCCCCTTTGCAACAACACAAATAATACCTATTCTAACATACCTGGGAATTGACATATTTGATAACTCAAGGGCAATATATGAAGCAAAAAATAATCATCTAATGACTAACAACAACATTTACACAGAAGAATACAATATAACAGAAAACATACTAGAAGAAAACATGAAACAACTTGAATTCACAATAAAAGAAGTAAGAGAAAACATGAAAAACAAAACACTACGAAACCTAACAGAACAAAGAGCAACAACAAATCCAGAACTAATGACACTACACAGACTAATGGATAAAAACTATCAGAAATACCTTCTAAAATACACACAACTATACTAG